The Sulfuricurvum sp. IAE1 DNA segment CTGTAATGGTCAAAAACTCATCAAATTGAAATATGTCCTACAGATAGGTTATAATCAGTACATGAAACGACAAGACGTACTCAAAGTATTGGAATCGTACAAACAAGAACATGCCGACGAGTTTGGAATCGTCCGTATCGGCGTATTCGGCTCGGTTGCACGCGATGAAGCGACGGAACAAAGTGACGTCGATGTCGTGATCGAAACGAAACAGCCCAATCTTTTTAAACTTTCCCGCATCCGTCTCGATCTCGAAGAGCTGATGCACACCCATGTCGACCTCATCAGCTACCGTGAGAGCATGAACACGTTCTTAAAAGAACGTATCCAAAAAGAAGCGATCTATGCCTGAAAAGGCTCTGCTGATCGAAACTCTCTCCCAGATTCAGGGCGCAACCGAACGCATCCTCAAACGCTTCGAGCCTATCCGATCTCCTGATGATTTTTTAGAAGATGAAGCGGGTCATGAAAAACTTGATGCGATCTGTATGCAGTTGATCGCTATCGGCGAGAGTCTCAAAAATATCGATAAAATCACCGATAAAAAACTGCTGCCCAATTATCCTGCGGTCGATTGGAAATCGGTCAAAGGGATGCGCGACATTATCAGCCATCACTATTTCGATCTCAACGCTGAAGCGGTTTTTGATGTATGCAAAAACGATATTCAAACGTTAAAAGAGACTATTGAGCAGATACTTAACGACAATAAGTAGACTGTCGCCTTTTTCTCAAGTTACATTGTCTCTTCTTTCAATACCAGCTCGTTTATCTTCAGGTAAAGTTTCATATAAGGCAGCTATTTCTTTAGGCTGTGTAATCATAGTATATGCGATTATATTAATAAGCTCAAAAAGTTTGCTGGCTATTACTGAGTCGTCCTTTAAGTCAATTTGACCAGGATGAACTGCGTCATTACCTACTACTCGAACTATATCTAAAGCTTTTTGTATCGTAACAGGCAAACCCTTTTTCACTAAACTCGCGATATTGTCATTAATATTTTTTCCATCTTCTCCAAGCTGTTTACAAAGTTTTTGAATAGCTAATCTCAATAACGCAACAGAACCTCTTGGAGATTTATTAACTATATTCGCAGCCTCTAAATAGTCCTCAATAATTTCTGAATTTAAATCAGCATTTGGGGATTGTATTCCAGTAGATTCTGGAAAAATCATTTTTTTATTCAACCAAAGGGAATAATTTCCACAATGTGCACAATATACAATTCGTAAATTACTGACTACATTATGAAAACCATTAATGACACTTGTCCAATTTTGATGTGCGTATGCATGGCAATGTGGACAATTAAAACTTTTTAATTCAAATGCAGGTGAAACAAATTTTGACATATCAAAACCTTTGATCATAATAATTAGTATTCTATTTTATTCCAACTTAAAAAATTTAAATCTAAATTCTCGAACAAATCTTGCATCCGCTCCTCATAATCTCCGACAAATGAGGACTACCCATGAAACGCGTTTACCTCGACAACAACGCCACCACCAAACTCGACCCGCTCGTCAAGATGAAAATGCAGCCCTTTTTCGAAGAGCTATACGGCAACCCGAACTCCCTGCACCAATACGGGATGGAAGTACGCCCCTACCTGAACGAAGCGATGGGGTACATGTACGATGCGCTGAACGCCCCCGATCCCGATGACATCCTCATCACCTCGTGTGCGACCGAGAGCAACAACACCGTCCTCAAAGGGGTCTATTTCAAACATATCCTCCGTGATCCGTCCAAAAACCATATCATCACCACCGCCGTCGAGCACCCTTCCGTTTTAGAGACGCTCCATTTCCTCGAAGATAACGGTGCGGAGATCACGTTCGTCGATGTGGATGAAAACGGCTACGTCAGCGCCGAGCGGATGGCAGCGGCGATCACCGACAAAACGGTACTCATAAGTATGATGTGGGCGAACAACGAAACGGGGATGATCTTCCCGGTCGAAGAGGTCGCCGCTATCGCAAGAGAAAAAGGGATTTTGTTCCACACCGACGCGGTGCAGGCGATCGGAAAAGTCCCGGTCGATCTCACCAGAACGCCCGTCGATTATCTGACGTTTTCGGCGCACAAATTCCATGGTCCCAAAGGGATCGGCGGGCTGTACGTGCGCAAAGGATGCGAACTCCCCAACCTCCTCCACGGCGGTGAGCAGATGGGGGGCAAGCGTGCGGGAACCCTCAACGTCGCTTACATCATCGGAATGGGTCTGGCGATGAAGCAATCGGTAGGACATATCGAGAAGATGAACAGCGACGTGCGCGCCCTGCGTGACCGTCTCGAAGACGCTCTAGCCCTGATCCCCGAGACGATCATCGTCGGAGACCGCGCACGCCGTACCCCCAACACGATCCTCATCTCGGTGCGCGGCATCGAGGGGGAGGCGATGCTGTGGGATCTCAACCGCGCCGGGATCGCCGCATCGACGGGGAGTGCGTGCGCTTCCGAATCGCTCGAGGCCAACCCCGTCATGAGCGCCATCGGCGAAGACCCCGAACTCGCCCACACGGCGATCCGCCTGAGTTTGTCGCGTTTCACCACGAGCGATGAGATCGACTACACCATCGACGTCTTCACCCGCGCGGTGGAGCGGCTCCGCGCGATCTCCTCGACCTACGCCTACACGAACGAAGTGGGCTGATGCGCCCTTATCGCAATATTTCCGACGCCGAGCTGGGGGCGCTGGGAGCCCTGCGGGAGTGGGACCCCTCGGCGTTTTCGGCGCTCGATCTTCCCGCCCCCGTGCTGTGGGTTCATACGTTGCGCGAAAAACACGCGACGCTCGATCCTCTCGATGCGCGCCTCATCCGAACCCTCACCGTTTTTGAAGTCCGCTGTGAAGTGATCAGGACCGATTTCGGCAGCTACGCCCTCGCGACGGGCAAAAACATGTTCGTACCCTGCGGCTGCAAACGGTTCTGCGACTGTTTCGGGCAACTCTATCTTCTCAAGCAATCCCCCACCAACTGATAACATTTTCCGGAGTGATTCGGATCGTAACGCATCACCGATTTATCAAAGTACTGATGAACTAACTGTTTATTAAGGCGTTATTCGGTGGTATAATCGGTGAAGATACTCAATACTCGAGGCGGCGATGAAACAGACCATCATCGGAAGCACAATTTTGCTGAGCATGCTTGCACTTCTGGCCGTTTTCCCGCTCTCGGCGGGGTTGCTGGGAGAAAAAGCCCATGCCCTCGATGCTCCCGCCAACCGCCTCGATCCGTGGTTTTTAAAGGGAGAAACCGCGCCTGCCGTCCTCGTCTATTTCGGCTACGTCGGGTGTACCTCGATCTGCATCCCCGCCCTCAACGAAATCGCCCCCCTCTATCGAAAAATACAGCGTCAGGCGCACGGCGTCCCGTTTTATTTCGTCAACCTCAACCCCACGCAGGATCGGGAGTGGGTCGAGCCCTTCGCCCGCAGTTTCCACCCCGATTTCAAAGGGGTTTATGCCGATCTCGCCCAGGTGAGCCGCCTCGAAAAGGATTTTAACCTCGCCATCACCGGGGAGGAGGAGATGTCTCATTCTTCGAACCTCTACCTGATGGTTCGCAACGGTTCGGTGTACGAGCTCAAACGCATCTATACCACCCACCCTTATCACGAGGCTTCGGTACTTGATGATATCCAAAGGTACACCCGATGATTTCACCGTTTACCGTCCTTCGCAGACACGACCGCGAAGAGCTCTCGGCCCATTACCGCGAAGCCGACCGGAACATGATGCTGATCCTCCTCGCCCACGCGTTCATCGCCGTATTCGTCACGTCGAGCTACTATTCGACCTACTGGATCGGCATCCTCGGCAGCGCGTTCATCCTGGGGCTCAGCGGCGCGGCATACGCCACCGTGCGCGGTACGGTATGGTTCCGCCTCATCGCCGCTGTGGCGGTCATGATGTTCTCGGCGCTCTACATCCAGCAGCATCTTGGGCGCATCGAGATGCATTTCCACGTCTTTATCGGGCTTGCGATCCTGACGATCTATAAAGACACCCTCCCCATGCTGGTGGGCAGCATCACAATTATCGCCCACCATTTCCTCTTCAACTGGTTCCAGTCGCGCCAGTTCACCGTTGACGGCAATCCGATCATGATTTTCAGCTACGGGTGCGGGATCGAGTACGTCTACCTTCACGGCGTCATGGTCGTCGCCGAAGCGATCGTGCTGGGGTACATCATCCGCTCTTCCATCCAGCAATTCCTGAGTATCCGCGAAGCCAAAGCGGCGCTGGACCTCTCCAACGAAAAGCTCAACCGTTTCAACCTCCACCTCGAAGAAGAGATCAAAGAACGGACCCATGACCTCCAGCTGGCGCTCCAAAAACAGATCGAACTCTCCGAAGACCTCAAACACGCCAAAGAAGAAGCCGATTCGGCCAACCGCCTCAAATCGGAGTTTCTGGCCAACATGAGCCACGAGATCCGCACCCCCCTTAACGCCGTCATCGGGTTCGCCGAACTGCTCGAACAAAAAATCGAAGGGGTCAAAGAGAAGGGATACCTCACCGCCATCAAAAACGGCGGCCGTACGCTCCTCTCGCTCATCAACGACATTCTCGACCTCTCCAAGATCGAGGCGGGGCACATGAAGATCGAGTACCACCCCGTCAACCTCCGCTCTTTCATCAAAGACATCGTGATGCTGTTCCAGGAAAACGCGGAGAAAAAGGGGCTCCTTCTCGATTACCGGATCGAGCCCAAAGTCCCTGACTGGATCATCGCCGACGAGATCCACCTGCGCCAGATTCTCCTCAACCTCCTCTCCAATGCGCTCAAATTCACCCACGAAGGGAGCGTCACGATCCGCGTCGCGAATCTCTCCCAGCCCGACGAGGGGAGCGTGGATCTGTCCTTTTCGGTGCAGGACAGCGGGATCGGCATCCCCCCGCATAACCGCAAAAAGATTTTCGAAGCATTCGTCCAAAACGACGGTCAGGACAGCCGCCAGTACGGCGGAACGGGACTGGGCCTCTCGATCTGCGACAAGCTCGCGCGATTGATGGACGGGGAGATGAGCCTGGAGAGCGAAGTGGGTGCGGGAAGTACCTTTACCCTCAAACTCTACGGGCTCGAAATCTCCGAACCCCTTTTCCTTGATGAACCGATCGACCATACGCAAGAATACGTCTTCGAACGCTGCCCGATCCTGATCGTCGACGACATCGCAGAAAACCGCCTCCTCCTCAAAGAGTTTTTGAACGAATACGGTTTCGAGATCGATGAGGCCGAAGACGGGCTTATCGCCCTCGAACGGATGCGAAACCGCCATTACACCCTCGTGATGATGGATATCCGGATGCCGAACATGGACGGCTGGGAAGCGATCCGTACGTGGCGGGAAGAGGAGAACCCCGAAAATCCGATTCCAGTCGTCGCCGTCACCGCATCGGTCATGAAACACGACTACGACCGTATCATCCAGTCGTTCGACGGCTTCCTCGAAAAACCGGTCAGTAAAAACGCGCTGCTATCCACGATCCGCCAGTTCGTCCCCCATTCCGTCCATACCCATGCTCCGCTCGCGGCGATCAAAGGTCTGGATCTCTCGGACGCCGGGCAAGAGGGGCTTCGCCGCAAACTGCTCGAACTGCGCGGGAGCGTCTCGAACGCTCTGGCCTCGGGAGACATGGAGACGGCACGTTCCTTGGGAGACGATTTCGACCGGCTCGGGGAAGCGGAAGGGATCGAGGAGCTCAGGGAATACGGCAGCCGCCTGCGCGAAGGGGCCGAAAGCTTTGACGTCAATGCGGTCGAGCAGCTGTTGCACGCCTATGCGAACTATCTTAAACAATGGAGAGCCGAGTGATGGAATCGTGTACCGTTTTGGTGGTCGACGATGAACCGCGTAACATCCAGGTAGTATCAAACATCCTCAAAGAGGTTCAGGGATGCCGGATCCTCTATGCCACGAACGGCGAACAGGCGCTGGAGCGGATCGACAAAAACGATATCGACCTGATCTTGCTGGACATGATGATGCCGGTGATGGACGGGCTCGAAACCTGCAGACGGCTTCAGGCCTCGCCTTTGCACTCGGACATTCCGGTTATTTTTCTGACCGCCAAAAACGACGAAGAGAGCCTCATCGCGGCATTCGAAGCCGGAGCGGTCGATTACGTCACCAAACCGTTCCTCCGCCGTGAACTGATCGCACGGGTCAACACCCAGCTAAAACTCCGCATCGCCCAAAAGAAACTCGCCGACGAGCTCTCCGAGAACAAAGAACTCCTCAAACAGTACAAACAAATCGTCGACCAAAGCTCCATCGTCAGCAAAACCAACCTCGCAGGAGTCATCACCTACGTCAACGACATCTTCTGCGACATCAGCGGGTTTACCCGCGAAGAACTCATCGGACAGCACCACCGCATCGTCCGCCATCCCGATGTCCCCCGTGAAGTCTACAAGGAGATGTGGGACGTCATCCGATCAAAGCGTTCATGGCACGGGATCGTCAAAAACCGCAAAAAAGACGGCGGGCACTACATCGTCGACTCCTATGTCAGCCCCATCCTCGACAGTAAAGGGGAGATCGTCGAATACATCAGCGTCCGCAACGACATCACCGAAATATTCGAACTCAAAGAAGAAGTCGAGGCGACCCAGAAAGAACTCTTTATCACGCTGGGGTACGTCGGGGAGAGCCGATCGAAAGAGACGGCCCTGCATGTCCGTCGCGTCGCCGAGTATTCGAAGATCCTGGCCGAAGCCCACGGCCTGT contains these protein-coding regions:
- a CDS encoding nucleotidyltransferase family protein, giving the protein MKRQDVLKVLESYKQEHADEFGIVRIGVFGSVARDEATEQSDVDVVIETKQPNLFKLSRIRLDLEELMHTHVDLISYRESMNTFLKERIQKEAIYA
- a CDS encoding response regulator, whose amino-acid sequence is MESCTVLVVDDEPRNIQVVSNILKEVQGCRILYATNGEQALERIDKNDIDLILLDMMMPVMDGLETCRRLQASPLHSDIPVIFLTAKNDEESLIAAFEAGAVDYVTKPFLRRELIARVNTQLKLRIAQKKLADELSENKELLKQYKQIVDQSSIVSKTNLAGVITYVNDIFCDISGFTREELIGQHHRIVRHPDVPREVYKEMWDVIRSKRSWHGIVKNRKKDGGHYIVDSYVSPILDSKGEIVEYISVRNDITEIFELKEEVEATQKELFITLGYVGESRSKETALHVRRVAEYSKILAEAHGLCAEEAERLWLIAPMHDIGKIGIPDAILNKPGKLTEEEFEIMKRHAEIGSSFFRNSPHPLLQAAAIVANEHHERWDGTGYPKGSRGEEIHIFGRITAIADVFDALGCKRIYKSEWTMESILDYFRQERGKHFDPTLVDLMFENLDRFLDIQERFKDDPED
- a CDS encoding DUF4145 domain-containing protein; the protein is MIKGFDMSKFVSPAFELKSFNCPHCHAYAHQNWTSVINGFHNVVSNLRIVYCAHCGNYSLWLNKKMIFPESTGIQSPNADLNSEIIEDYLEAANIVNKSPRGSVALLRLAIQKLCKQLGEDGKNINDNIASLVKKGLPVTIQKALDIVRVVGNDAVHPGQIDLKDDSVIASKLFELINIIAYTMITQPKEIAALYETLPEDKRAGIERRDNVT
- a CDS encoding NifS family cysteine desulfurase, with the protein product MKRVYLDNNATTKLDPLVKMKMQPFFEELYGNPNSLHQYGMEVRPYLNEAMGYMYDALNAPDPDDILITSCATESNNTVLKGVYFKHILRDPSKNHIITTAVEHPSVLETLHFLEDNGAEITFVDVDENGYVSAERMAAAITDKTVLISMMWANNETGMIFPVEEVAAIAREKGILFHTDAVQAIGKVPVDLTRTPVDYLTFSAHKFHGPKGIGGLYVRKGCELPNLLHGGEQMGGKRAGTLNVAYIIGMGLAMKQSVGHIEKMNSDVRALRDRLEDALALIPETIIVGDRARRTPNTILISVRGIEGEAMLWDLNRAGIAASTGSACASESLEANPVMSAIGEDPELAHTAIRLSLSRFTTSDEIDYTIDVFTRAVERLRAISSTYAYTNEVG
- a CDS encoding ATP-binding protein, translated to MISPFTVLRRHDREELSAHYREADRNMMLILLAHAFIAVFVTSSYYSTYWIGILGSAFILGLSGAAYATVRGTVWFRLIAAVAVMMFSALYIQQHLGRIEMHFHVFIGLAILTIYKDTLPMLVGSITIIAHHFLFNWFQSRQFTVDGNPIMIFSYGCGIEYVYLHGVMVVAEAIVLGYIIRSSIQQFLSIREAKAALDLSNEKLNRFNLHLEEEIKERTHDLQLALQKQIELSEDLKHAKEEADSANRLKSEFLANMSHEIRTPLNAVIGFAELLEQKIEGVKEKGYLTAIKNGGRTLLSLINDILDLSKIEAGHMKIEYHPVNLRSFIKDIVMLFQENAEKKGLLLDYRIEPKVPDWIIADEIHLRQILLNLLSNALKFTHEGSVTIRVANLSQPDEGSVDLSFSVQDSGIGIPPHNRKKIFEAFVQNDGQDSRQYGGTGLGLSICDKLARLMDGEMSLESEVGAGSTFTLKLYGLEISEPLFLDEPIDHTQEYVFERCPILIVDDIAENRLLLKEFLNEYGFEIDEAEDGLIALERMRNRHYTLVMMDIRMPNMDGWEAIRTWREEENPENPIPVVAVTASVMKHDYDRIIQSFDGFLEKPVSKNALLSTIRQFVPHSVHTHAPLAAIKGLDLSDAGQEGLRRKLLELRGSVSNALASGDMETARSLGDDFDRLGEAEGIEELREYGSRLREGAESFDVNAVEQLLHAYANYLKQWRAE
- a CDS encoding DUF86 domain-containing protein — protein: MPEKALLIETLSQIQGATERILKRFEPIRSPDDFLEDEAGHEKLDAICMQLIAIGESLKNIDKITDKKLLPNYPAVDWKSVKGMRDIISHHYFDLNAEAVFDVCKNDIQTLKETIEQILNDNK
- a CDS encoding SCO family protein, with protein sequence MKQTIIGSTILLSMLALLAVFPLSAGLLGEKAHALDAPANRLDPWFLKGETAPAVLVYFGYVGCTSICIPALNEIAPLYRKIQRQAHGVPFYFVNLNPTQDREWVEPFARSFHPDFKGVYADLAQVSRLEKDFNLAITGEEEMSHSSNLYLMVRNGSVYELKRIYTTHPYHEASVLDDIQRYTR